In Helicoverpa zea isolate HzStark_Cry1AcR chromosome 3, ilHelZeax1.1, whole genome shotgun sequence, the following proteins share a genomic window:
- the LOC124646116 gene encoding type II inositol 1,4,5-trisphosphate 5-phosphatase yields MNHDEIKSVVQEKFLSSERVTAFLCDAKVLHPEWVKKDRLLAIVEFGDEKAVFCLFTSCYPPKSFTDLSIEIVLPIDKSFKCEIDNKPSDPEAILYLNLQSRSNKYKFEIQMTPRVDNFVDDLFRGIEAVNKVPTQPEFVWLKKYSGKIDNDILTHTMALPGGVPHTQSSAPVAIRESLIKHKMSDKEYEYTFTKKFSIFCGTWNVNDKSPVIPLKGWLSVDKEPPDIYAVGFQELDLSKETFLFDQTFREDEWYNAVISFVDRRAKYVKVEKVRLVGMMLIVLIKEKHFSHVRNVVCDTVGTGIMGKMGNKGGVSIRFDLHSTSMCFVNSHLAAHVEEFERRNQDFRDICNRTRFVQPNQLPKAIKDHDHVYWLGDLNYRITELDPTTVKKLCNENTFAPVLEWDQLKQQHKANNVFAGYTEGDINFKPTYKYDPGTDNWDSSEKNRAPAWCDRIFWKGDNITQLGYRSHPSLNISDHKPVSAIFNSSIKIIDEEKYRKVYEEVIKQLDKMENELIPQVKVDRTEIDFETVRYLELQVRTITIKNIGKLPVEFEFIKKLDETSFCKDWLIVEPYKKCICAEETCEIQLKVLINKTSACKMNAGTDKLYDILVLHLYGGKDIFITINGTYQRSCFGCSIEVLVNLNMPIKEVPVGKLIELENKRDSCVSNQSTYSIPKEIWFLVDHIYLHGLKEPNLFEQPGFHSEILQIRDWLDSGSIDPIPGSIHSVAEALLLLLESTADPIIPYNLQSVCLRASANYLQCKQIIMELPEFRKNVFLYLCEFLQEALQHSAENGLDSKTLSTLFGAIFLRDNPNQTQEPQSRINKQVIDKKKAQFVYHFLVNDHSDLIFSR; encoded by the coding sequence ATGAATCACGACGAGATAAAGTCTGTGGTACAGGAAAAGTTCCTATCCAGCGAACGCGTTACAGCTTTCCTGTGTGACGCCAAAGTATTACATCCCGAATGGGTAAAAAAGGATCGGCTATTAGCGATCGTCGAGTTTGGCGATGAAAAGGCAGTATTCTGCTTGTTTACGTCATGCTATCCGCCAAAGTCCTTCACGGATTTATCTATCGAAATCGTGTTGCCGATAGATAAGAGTTTCAAATGTGAAATTGACAACAAACCTTCCGACCCCGAGGCCATACTGTACCTGAATCTCCAATCTCGTAGTAATAAGTATAAGTTTGAAATACAGATGACCCCGCGCGTCGACAACTTCGTCGACGATCTGTTCCGAGGTATCGAAGCTGTGAACAAAGTGCCAACCCAGCCAGAGTTTGTGTGGCTCAAGAAATACAGTGGGAAGATAGATAACGACATTCTGACGCATACGATGGCGCTGCCGGGTGGTGTGCCGCACACGCAGAGCTCGGCGCCCGTCGCCATCAGGGAGAGCCTCATCAAGCACAAAATGTCTGACAAGGAATATGAGTATACATTTACAAAGAAATTCTCCATTTTCTGTGGGACATGGAATGTAAATGACAAATCTCCTGTGATTCCTCTCAAGGGATGGCTGAGTGTGGACAAGGAGCCCCCTGACATCTATGCTGTTGGCTTCCAGGAGCTGGACCTGTCTAAGgagacatttttatttgatcAAACCTTCAGAGAAGATGAGTGGTACAATGCTGTCATAAGTTTTGTTGATAGGAGAGCCAAATATGTGAAAGTGGAGAAAGTAAGACTGGTTGGCATGATGCTGATAGTCCTTATAAAAGAGAAGCACTTCTCCCATGTGCGTAATGTGGTGTGCGACACTGTGGGAACTGGTATCATGGGAAAGATGGGCAACAAAGGAGGAGTGTCCATCAGGTTTGACCTCCACAGCACATCTATGTGCTTCGTCAACTCTCACTTGGCAGCACATGTGGAGGAGTTTGAGAGAAGGAACCAAGACTTCAGAGACATCTGCAACAGGACCAGGTTTGTGCAGCCCAACCAGCTGCCTAAAGCTATCAAGGACCATGACCATGTGTACTGGCTGGGAGACTTAAACTATCGCATCACAGAATTAGACCCCACTACAGTCAAAAAGTTGTGTAATGAAAATACTTTTGCACCTGTACTGGAATGGGACCAACTGAAACAGCAACACAAAGCCAATAATGTGTTTGCCGGATACACTGAAGGTGACATCAACTTCAAGCCCACTTACAAGTATGACCCTGGAACAGACAACTGGGACTCCAGCGAGAAGAACAGAGCTCCTGCATGGTGTGACAGAATATTCTGGAAAGGAGATAACATCACACAACTAGGTTACAGGAGCCATCCATCATTAAACATCAGTGACCACAAACCGGTATCAGCTATATTCAACTcctcaattaaaataatagatgaaGAGAAATACAGGAAGGTTTACGAAGAAGTCATAAAGCAATTGGATAAAATGGAGAATGAATTGATTCCGCAAGTGAAGGTTGATAGAACTGAAATTGATTTTGAAACGGTCCGCTACTTAGAACTGCAAGTGAGAACAATCACTATAAAGAACATTGGAAAACTGCCTGTGGAGTTTGAGTTCATTAAGAAATTAGATGAAACTAGCTTCTGTAAGGACTGGCTGATTGTGGAACCatacaaaaaatgtatttgtgcTGAAGAAACTTGCGAAATTCAACTCAAGGTGCTCATAAATAAGACATCAGCTTGCAAAATGAATGCTGGGACAGACAAACTCTATGACATTCTTGTACTACATCTGTATGGTGGCAAAGATATATTTATAACCATAAACGGAACATACCAAAGAAGCTGCTTCGGGTGCTCGATAGAGGTTTTAGTGAACCTCAACATGCCAATAAAAGAGGTGCCTGTAGGGAAATTAATTGAGCTTGAAAATAAAAGAGATTCCTGTGTCTCTAACCAGTCTACATATTCCATCCCAAAAGAGATTTGGTTCCTAGTTGACCACATTTATCTGCATGGCTTGAAGGAACCCAACTTGTTTGAGCAGCCTGGGTTTCATTCAGAAATACTGCAGATCAGAGACTGGTTAGACAGTGGCTCTATAGACCCAATACCTGGGAGTATCCACTCAGTAGCTGAGGCATTGCTACTACTTCTAGAAAGTACTGCAGACCCCATCATTCCTTATAATCTTCAATCAGTATGCCTGAGAGCATCAGCAAATTACTTGCAATGCAAACAAATTATTATGGAGCTGCCAGAATTCAGAAAGAACGTTTTTCTGTACTTATGTGAATTCCTGCAAGAGGCTCTACAGCACAGTGCTGAAAACGGGCTCGACTCGAAAACATTGTCGACATTGTTCGGCGCCATTTTCCTCAGGGACAATCCGAACCAAACGCAAGAGCCACAGTCCAGGATAAATAAACAAGTCATTGATAAGAAAAAGGCACAGTTTGTATACCACTTTTTGGTAAATGACCATAGTGATTTAATATTCTCTAGATAA
- the LOC124646158 gene encoding uncharacterized protein LOC124646158, whose amino-acid sequence MAGVPTDWQLGCVVVKQRGEYLLKSGQWSDCTFLVGAEPDQVIIAGHKLLLAMASPVFEAMFYGGMAERNDPIPILDVQPEAFRALLEYIYTDNINISSFDKACELCYGAKKYMLPHLVKECTRYLWSDLYPRNACRAYEFARLFEENVLMEKCIQIISTNTKEVLNDSSFEDVELNTVITVFSLDHLNVDSELDLFEAAVRYSKAQDKRNSERSVSPPSENGPPNEKRPKSPGTSTSKDKVVNVDSSAENSPEAVTVQEPQKSSESADQPLPGPSDESKKKPAPDPKSDKPTIRRAIEKIRFLTLTPQQFAVGPARSSLLTESEAFAVLMNILSSTSDVPMPSGFSTCRVPRKQLIGDGPSSNIATLTVDTPSPVMLDQVFHQGAPSHHSCLLPYPRPTRHEVVPENPERRHRIPIVDPIAVPRHPSIVHNASLSGLGMADQLDRMDRHATDYNKIYCQRSIIQHTDCLNTSVLDCSVTFMVDKNICLLGVQVPTQAPSEEGSAAAGAGSYCELLYAHLLDADGARLTYTHYTSRVPFRHLLDIMFNRPVYIQRNKVYKVGIVFNKVGWYPMGTCAQQVAAESVFFNFGIGQSSDSVRDGLIRSIIFTY is encoded by the exons ATGGCGGGAGTTCCGACTGACTGGCAATTAGGATGTGTTGTGGTGAAGCAGCGAGGAGAGTATCTCTTGAAGTCAGGGCAATGGTCTGATTGCACCTTCCTGGTGGGTGCTGAGCCCGACCAAGTGATTATTGCTGGCCACAAGCTTTTGCTGGCGATGGCGTCGCCAGTTTTCGAAGCCATGTTCTATGGTGGTATGGCAGAGAGGAATGATCCGATACCCATTTTAGATGTCCAGCCTGAAGCTTTTAGGGCTCTGCTaga GTACATATACACAGACAACATAAACATCAGCTCATTTGACAAAGCCTGTGAGCTCTGCTATGGAGCCAAGAAGTACATGCTGCCTCACTTGGTGAAGGAATGCACGAGGTACCTGTGGTCAGACTTGTATCCTCGTAATGCGTGCCGAGCTTATGAGTTCGCCAGGCTGTTTGAAGAGAATGTGCTCATGGAGAAGTGTATACAG attATCAGCACAAACACAAAGGAAGTTTTAAACGACAGCAGTTTTGAGGATGTAGAGCTGAACACCGTAATCACAGTGTTCTCCCTCGACCATCTGAATGTGGACAGTGAATTGGACCTGTTTGAAGCTGCCGTGAGGTACTCCAAGGCTCAGGATAAGAGGAACTCTGAGAGGAGTGTGTCTCCACCTTCGGAGAATGGACCCCCAAACGAAAAGAGGCCTAAAAGTCCTGGTACTTCCACTTCAAAAGATAAA GTGGTGAACGTAGACAGTAGTGCAGAGAATAGTCCAGAAGCAGTGACAGTCCAGGAGCCACAGAAGTCCAGTGAGAGTGCAGACCAACCCTTACCAGGACCCTCTGATGAGAGCAAGAAGAAACCAGCACCAG ATCCAAAATCCGACAAGCCAACGATCCGCAGAGCTATCGAAAAGATCAGATTCCTCACACTAACCCCCCAGCAGTTTGCAGTAGGCCCAGCTCGGTCCTCATTGTTGACTGAGTCTGAAGCCTTTGCAGTACTCATGAACATATTGTCCAGTACTTCTGATGTACCCATGCCCAGTGGCTTCTCAACCTGCAGGGTGCCTAGGAAACAGCTGATTGGAGATGGGCCTTCTTCTAAT ATAGCGACGCTGACCGTAGACACTCCTAGCCCAGTGATGCTAGACCAGGTGTTCCACCAGGGAGCTCCCTCACACCACTCCTGCCTGCTACCGTACCCCAGGCCCACGAGACATGAAG TTGTCCCAGAAAACCCGGAGAGGAGACATCGAATTCCCATCGTGGACCCCATAGCCGTACCCCGTCACCCTTCCATAGTCCACAACGCCAGCCTCTCAGGCCTGGGGATGGCAGACCAGCTCGACAGGATGGATAGACACGCTACGGACTACAACAAGATATACTGTCAAAGATCTATCATACAGCACACGGATTGCTTGAATACTTCAGTGCTGGATTGCTCTGTAACTTTCATGGTGGATAAGAATATATGCCTTTTGGGTGTGCAG GTGCCGACACAAGCTCCGTCGGAGGAGGgctcggcggcggcgggcgcgggctcgTACTGCGAGCTGCTGTACGCGCACCTGCTGGACGCCGACGGCGCCCGCCTCACCTACACGCACTACACCAGCCGCGTGCCCTTCCGCCACCTGCTCGACATCATGTTCAACCGCCCCGTCTACATACAGAGGAATAAG GTATACAAAGTGGGCATAGTATTCAACAAGGTGGGCTGGTACCCGATGGGCACCTGTGCTCAGCAAGTGGCCGCAGAATCTGTCTTCTTCAACTTCGGTATCGGCCAGAGTTCCGACTCAGTCCGCGACGGTCTCATCCGGTCTATCATCTTTACCTACTAG